ACACACCCGTTCCCATACCGAACACGGAAGTTAAGCTCTTCAGCGCCGATGGTAGTTGGGGATTTCCCTTGCGAGAGTAGGACGCTGCCAGGCAACATAAAAAAGAGTAGCGCGAGGAAGCTACTCTTTTTTAGTCCTCTCCTACATCTTCATGTATTATAAATAATATTTCATACGTCTTTTAAACCTTTCTTTTTTGGGTGAAATCGTTGACATTTATTTATGTATGTCTTAGTAGATATAATCCCCTAAACATACAACCACCTATAATTCCACCTGCAAGTGATCCCAAAGCAATAATACGAACCCTAATATTGCACACAAAAGCATTGATAAATACAAATGCTCCTCCATTTTTGCATGATCTCTCATTAAATTAACATATGACAACTCACTTTCTCTCATAAACCTATTACTTATTCATTATTGTTAAAAAACAAAAAATGGAAGTAGAAATAAGTAATGATCGGGATTTTAACTAGAGATATATCGAGGAAATTTTTAATAAAAATGTAATCATCGCTTGAATGACTTTTTAGCAAATCATACCACCATTCTGTTTCATATCTAGATATCATACTTAAATTATAAAGAATAAGATAATGGACGAGTATTTCAGGAAAAATTTTAAGATCTTCTTTATGAATAGGTAAATAATACTTATTTTCGAATACATGAAAAAATAATTTTGATTGCCATATTCGTTCAAATGGCGTTAATGGTTGAAAAACTAGCTTATGATCGTATTCCTGTTTAAAAGTAACAGATAACTTGGTGTTTATTATTTCCTTTAGACGTTCTGTGGAGATGTGATAGTAATCTGCTAACGATTTGTCAATATGTATGTAACTGTTCGAGAGGTGAACTGGAAACATAGTTGTCAGTTGAAAATGATGTTTAAAATGTGCTTGAAGCTCAGGTATTCTTTTTAAAAGCGATTTCATCGAAAATTTTTCACCTTCGACATGTTTCATGTGAAACAGACAATTTGCAACATATCCGAATAAACCATATTTTTGAATTTTTACTTCATCACTCAAAAACTGATAATGCTGTTTTTTTCGTTTTCTTGTTGAAACACCATGAGCAAGTACAGCGGAGTTAGAGGGATAATCTGGATCCACCGTTAATAAAGCTCCTTTTAATAATTGAGAGATTCCATAAAAACATAAAGTTGGTTTTACAGCTAATGGGGAAAAAATGGCTGTATTATAGTAATTTTCTGCATGCATTATATAATACATAAATGTATAGCAGTTTTGAAATGCCTTTTGATTAGGAGAAATAATGCCATTTTTTTTATATATTTTTTCCAGTAATCGCTGAGTCGTTTGTGAAGAATGAAAAGATGTATAGTATCTCCATATTGAATTCATTGTTCCCCTCCTAATTAGAGATGTCTAAATATTTAAACTCTTCCTAGACTTCTTGACAGAGATTGTTCATATTGTTAATCTACAAATAATATTTTGCCGTAAATTAGGGGGTTTCATTATGTGGGAGACAAAATTTTCAAAAGAAGGCTTAACTTTTGATGATGTACTATTGATCCCTGCAAAATCTGAAGTATTACCTCGTGATGTCGATTTGAGTGTAGAACTAACGAAAACTCTCAAGCTGAATATTCCAATTATTAGTGCTGGAATGGATACGGTTACGGAAGCAGAAATGGCTATTGCTATGGCTCGACAAGGTGGTTTAGGTATCATTCATAAAAATATGTCTATTGAACAACAAGCAGAGCAAGTAGACAAGGTAAAAAGATCTGAGCGTGGTGTCATTACGAATCCTTTCTTTTTAACACCTGAACATCAAGTTTATGATGCAGAGCATTTAATGGGGAAATATCGAATTTCAGGAGTTCCAATTGTTAATAATGAGGAAGAACAAAAATTAGTAGGTATTATAACGAACCGTGACCTTCGATTTATTCAAGACTACTCCACTAAAATATCGGATGTAATGACAAAAGAGAATCTAGTCACAGCTCCAGTTGGTACAACATTAGAGGAAGCCGAAAGCATCTTACAGAAACATAAAATTGAAAAGCTTCCACTTGTTGACGAGCAAGGGGTACTAAAAGGTCTGATTACAATAAAAGATATTGAAAAAGTCATTGAATTCCCAAATTCAGCTAAAGATATGCATGGTCGTTTACTTGTAGGAGCTGCAGTTGGAGTTACAGCTGATACGATGACTCGCGTGCAAAAACTAGTGGAAGCAAATGTTGACGTAATTGTAGTAGATACGGCACATGGCCATTCTAAAGGTGTATTAGATACAGTTCGTAAAATTCGTGATACTTACCCTGAATTAAATATTATTGCGGGAAATGTAGCAACGGCCGAAGGAACATGCGCCTTAATAGAGGCAGGTGCAGATGTAGTAAAAGTAGGGATTGGGCCTGGTTCTATATGTACAACGCGTGTTGTGGCAGGAGTTGGTGTACCACAAATTACAGCTATTTATGATTGTGCTACAGAGGCTCGTAAGCATGGAGTTTCTATTATTGCTGATGGCGGAATTAAATACTCAGGAGATATCGTAAAAGCATTAGCAGCTGGTGGACATGCTGTTATGTTAGGAAGCTTGTTAGCAGGGACTTCTGAAAGCCCAGGTGAAACAGAAATCTATCAAGGTCGCCGCTTTAAAGTGTATCGTGGTATGGGATCTGTTGCGGCAATGGAGAAAGGTAGTAAAGATCGCTATTTCCAAGAAGAAAATAAAAAATTCGTTCCAGAGGGTATTGAAGGTCGTATCCCGTATAAAGGACCTTTAGCTGAAACTATTTACCAGCTTGTTGGTGGCTTAAGAGCAGGTATGGGATATTGTGGAACAAAAAATTTGTATGAGTTGCGTGAAAAATCCCAATTTGTTCGTATGACTGGTGCAGGGTTAAGAGAGAGTCATCCACATGATATCCAAATAACGAAAGAAGCACCAAACTATTCAATATCTTAATAAATCGTATTCCTTTTGAAATTTTAAAAATTCCTACTTTAGGATAGAGTTTTGACTCTGTCCTATTTTTTTTTCTTTTTATATGATAAAATTTTATTTGGTGTAAGTTTTACGTTGAAAATATCATCAATTCAAATAGATACATTTGAAGTTGGGGGTTTTAGAGTTGCACATGACAAAAAAATCATTTTTGGCTTTCATCATGACATTAACACTGATAATCGGTATTGCGTCGCCTTTTACGCAAAAGGCATTTGCAGCAGAAAATGATCCTCTAGGAATTAACGCTTCGGCGGCCATTGCTATTGAAGCATCGACTGGTAAAATTCTTTATGGAAAAAATATCGATGAAAAATTAGGAATTGCAAGTATGACAAAAATGATGACAGAATACTTGCTTTTAGAAGCCATTGAGGAAGGGAAAGTTTCTTGGGATCAAAAATATAAACCAAGTGATTATGTATATAAAATATCTCAACATACGAATTTATCAAACGTTCCGTTAAGGAAAGATGGATCTTATACTGTACGTGAGTTGTTTGAAGCAATGGCGATTTATTCTGCAAACGGGGCTGCAATTGCGATTGCTGAAATTGTTGGTGGATCTGAAACAAACTTTGTGAAAATGATGAATGAGAAGGCAAAGGAAATGGGGATTAAAAACGCAAAGTTTGTCAACGCTACTGGTTTAAATAACCGTGATTTACAAGGAATGCACCCGGAAGGAACTGGAGAAGATGATGAAAATGAAATGTCTGCTCGTGCAGTCGCTACGTTAGCATATAATCTTTTAAAGAATTACCCGGAAGTACTAGAGACTGCTAGTATTCCAAAAAAGGTTTTCCAAGAAGGTACTGATGATGCTATTAATATGGAAAACTGGAACTGGATGCTACCAGGGTTGGTGTTTGGTACGGAAGGTGTTGATGGACTGAAGACAGGATACACCGAGTATGCAGGCTCTTGTTTTACGGCAACAGCTGAACGAAATGGAATGCGAATTATTACGGTTGTCATGAATGCAAAAGGCAACGGTAGTAATCCGTATGTTCCACGTTTTGAGGAAACAAGAAAACTATTAAACTATGCGTTCAGTAATTTTTCTGTAGAAGAATTATTTCCTAAGGAATATCAAATTAAAGGCGAATCGACGTTACCTGTTGTAAAAGGTAAAGAGAAAAAAGTGAGTATTTATACGAAAGAACCATTATTGCTAGCGATTAAACGCGGAGAGAATGATGTATATAAAGAAAAATATGTGCTTGATGAAAAAATACTCAATGAAAAGGGAGAGCTGACAGCGCCAATTAAAAAAGGTACAAAAGTTGGTTATATGACCGTTGAGTATACAGGTAAAGGAGAAGATTTAGGCTTTATTAACGGGGTTTCTGGAGCAAAAGTTGATCTCGTAACAAAAAATACAGTTGAAAAAGCAAACTGGTTTATATTGACAATGAGAGGAATTGGTGGAATTTTCGGAGATATATGGGATGGAATTACAGGTATGGTAAAAGGATGGTTTTCTTAACTATATAAAAGCTCCTGACAATTGTCAGGGGTTTTTATTTACACTTAAAGCAACCTATTTGGTAGCAGCAGAAAATTCAATTACGTCATCGTCAAGTGTAAGTCAAGCTACAGTACTATATTTCCCAGAAGGGATCAATACTTTAAGAAATTTTTTTAGAAAATATTGATAATCTCATAATTCATTTTGATTTTGATAGGAATTTTAATAAAATTAGGATAAAATAAGCTTATGCACTTATTGATATATTTGGTTAAGGGGGATTCAAAATGGCAAATACAACAGGTACTGATCGAGTAAAACGAGGTATGGCAGAAATGCAAAAAGGCGGCGTCATTATGGACGTTGTCAATGCAGAACAAGCAAAAATCGCAGAAGAGGCTGGCGCTGTTGCCGTTATGGCCCTTGAACGTGTTCCGGCTGATATTAGAGCAGCTGGTGGTGTAGCACGTATGGCTGATCCTACAATTGTGGAAGAAGTAATGAATGCAGTTTCTATTCCAGTAATGGCAAAAGCGCGTATCGGACACATTGTAGAAGCACGTGTTTTAGAAGCACTTGGAGTAGATTATATTGATGAAAGTGAAGTATTAACGCCAGCTGATGAAGAATTCCATATTAATAAACGTGAATTTACGGTACCATTTGTTTGTGGTTGTCGTGACTTAGGGGAAGCTTGTCGCCGAATTGCTGAAGGAGCATCCATGTTACGTACAAAAGGAGAGCCAGGAACAGGAAATATCGTTGAAGCTGTTCGTCATATGAGAAAAGTAAATGCACAAGTTCGTAAAGTTGTTGGAATGAGTGAAGATGAATTAATGACTGAAGCGAAGAATTTAGGAGCTCCTTATGAAGTGTTGCTTCAAATTAAAAAAGAAGGTCGCTTACCTGTTGTAAACTTTGCTGCAGGTGGAGTGGCAACTCCAGCTGATGCTGCATTAATGATGCAATTAGGTGCTGACGGTGTATTCGTAGGATCAGGTATTTTTAAATCAGAAAATCCAGCAAAATACGCTCGTGCAATTGTTGAAGCAACGACACATTATGAAGATTATGAGCTCATTGCACATTTGTCAAAAGGCCTTGGTAATGCGATGAAAGGTATTGAAATTTCAAGCTTATTACCTGAACATCGTATGCAAGAGCGTGGATGGTAAAAGGGGTTTTTGTTTATGAAAATCGGAGTGTTAGGTTTACAAGGGGCAATTCGTGAACATATTCAATCCATTGAAGCATGTGGAGCGGAAGGGGTTATCATTAAACACCCTTCCCAACTAGAAGATATAGATGGATTAATTTTACCAGGCGGCGAAAGTACGACAATGCGCCGATTAATTGATAAATATGGTTTTATGGAACCGTTAAAAAAATTTATAGCAGGAGGAAAACCAGTTTTCGGAACTTGTGCTGGTTTAATCCTATTAGCAAAGAAAATTGTTGGGTATGATGAACCGCATTTAGGAGTTTTAGATGTCACTGTTGAACGTAACTCCTTTGGTCGACAACGTGAAAGCTTTGAGGTAGAATTAGTAATTTCCGGTGTAGCTGATGATTTTATCGGTGTGTTTATACGTGCTCCTCACATTGTGGAAGCAGGTGAAGATGTAGAGGTTCTTGCGAAACATGACGGACGAATTGTTGCAGCACGTCAGGGACATATTCTTGGATGTTCTTTCCATCCAGAATTAACAGATGATCACAGATTTACACAGTATTTTCTTAATATCGTGAAAGAAAGCAAA
This genomic interval from Bacillus alveayuensis contains the following:
- a CDS encoding hypothetical protein (product_source=Hypo-rule applied; pfam=PF14175) yields the protein MNSIWRYYTSFHSSQTTQRLLEKIYKKNGIISPNQKAFQNCYTFMYYIMHAENYYNTAIFSPLAVKPTLCFYGISQLLKGALLTVDPDYPSNSAVLAHGVSTRKRKKQHYQFLSDEVKIQKYGLFGYVANCLFHMKHVEGEKFSMKSLLKRIPELQAHFKHHFQLTTMFPVHLSNSYIHIDKSLADYYHISTERLKEIINTKLSVTFKQEYDHKLVFQPLTPFERIWQSKLFFHVFENKYYLPIHKEDLKIFPEILVHYLILYNLSMISRYETEWWYDLLKSHSSDDYIFIKNFLDISLVKIPIITYFYFHFLFFNNNE
- a CDS encoding IMP dehydrogenase (product_source=KO:K00088; cath_funfam=3.20.20.70; cog=COG0516; ko=KO:K00088; pfam=PF00478,PF00571; smart=SM01240; superfamily=51412; tigrfam=TIGR01302), producing MWETKFSKEGLTFDDVLLIPAKSEVLPRDVDLSVELTKTLKLNIPIISAGMDTVTEAEMAIAMARQGGLGIIHKNMSIEQQAEQVDKVKRSERGVITNPFFLTPEHQVYDAEHLMGKYRISGVPIVNNEEEQKLVGIITNRDLRFIQDYSTKISDVMTKENLVTAPVGTTLEEAESILQKHKIEKLPLVDEQGVLKGLITIKDIEKVIEFPNSAKDMHGRLLVGAAVGVTADTMTRVQKLVEANVDVIVVDTAHGHSKGVLDTVRKIRDTYPELNIIAGNVATAEGTCALIEAGADVVKVGIGPGSICTTRVVAGVGVPQITAIYDCATEARKHGVSIIADGGIKYSGDIVKALAAGGHAVMLGSLLAGTSESPGETEIYQGRRFKVYRGMGSVAAMEKGSKDRYFQEENKKFVPEGIEGRIPYKGPLAETIYQLVGGLRAGMGYCGTKNLYELREKSQFVRMTGAGLRESHPHDIQITKEAPNYSIS
- a CDS encoding D-alanyl-D-alanine carboxypeptidase (penicillin-binding protein 5/6) (product_source=KO:K07258; cath_funfam=3.40.710.10; cog=COG1686; ko=KO:K07258; pfam=PF00768,PF07943; smart=SM00936; superfamily=56601,69189; transmembrane_helix_parts=Inside_1_6,TMhelix_7_26,Outside_27_453); its protein translation is MHMTKKSFLAFIMTLTLIIGIASPFTQKAFAAENDPLGINASAAIAIEASTGKILYGKNIDEKLGIASMTKMMTEYLLLEAIEEGKVSWDQKYKPSDYVYKISQHTNLSNVPLRKDGSYTVRELFEAMAIYSANGAAIAIAEIVGGSETNFVKMMNEKAKEMGIKNAKFVNATGLNNRDLQGMHPEGTGEDDENEMSARAVATLAYNLLKNYPEVLETASIPKKVFQEGTDDAINMENWNWMLPGLVFGTEGVDGLKTGYTEYAGSCFTATAERNGMRIITVVMNAKGNGSNPYVPRFEETRKLLNYAFSNFSVEELFPKEYQIKGESTLPVVKGKEKKVSIYTKEPLLLAIKRGENDVYKEKYVLDEKILNEKGELTAPIKKGTKVGYMTVEYTGKGEDLGFINGVSGAKVDLVTKNTVEKANWFILTMRGIGGIFGDIWDGITGMVKGWFS
- a CDS encoding pyridoxal 5'-phosphate synthase pdxS subunit (product_source=KO:K06215; cath_funfam=3.20.20.70; cog=COG0214; ko=KO:K06215; pfam=PF01680; superfamily=51366; tigrfam=TIGR00343); translation: MANTTGTDRVKRGMAEMQKGGVIMDVVNAEQAKIAEEAGAVAVMALERVPADIRAAGGVARMADPTIVEEVMNAVSIPVMAKARIGHIVEARVLEALGVDYIDESEVLTPADEEFHINKREFTVPFVCGCRDLGEACRRIAEGASMLRTKGEPGTGNIVEAVRHMRKVNAQVRKVVGMSEDELMTEAKNLGAPYEVLLQIKKEGRLPVVNFAAGGVATPADAALMMQLGADGVFVGSGIFKSENPAKYARAIVEATTHYEDYELIAHLSKGLGNAMKGIEISSLLPEHRMQERGW
- a CDS encoding 5'-phosphate synthase pdxT subunit (product_source=KO:K08681; cath_funfam=3.40.50.880; cog=COG0311; ko=KO:K08681; pfam=PF01174; superfamily=52317; tigrfam=TIGR03800); the encoded protein is MKIGVLGLQGAIREHIQSIEACGAEGVIIKHPSQLEDIDGLILPGGESTTMRRLIDKYGFMEPLKKFIAGGKPVFGTCAGLILLAKKIVGYDEPHLGVLDVTVERNSFGRQRESFEVELVISGVADDFIGVFIRAPHIVEAGEDVEVLAKHDGRIVAARQGHILGCSFHPELTDDHRFTQYFLNIVKESKASS